The Halostagnicola larsenii XH-48 region GCGATCACGCCGCCGACGGCCATGACCGCGGCGATGACGCCCGCGGCGAGCCACGTCGCCCGCGCCGCACGCTCGGGCTTGCCCGCCCCCAGATTCTGGCCGACGATGGTGTCCGTCGCCTGGCTCATCCCCAGCGCCGGCAGGAACGCGAGCGAGATCAACCGGTTGCCAAGCCCGTAGGCCGTGACGACCGCCGGCGGGAACGTCGAGACCATCGCCGTCATCGCGATCATCGCCAGCGAACTCATCGACTGCTCGAGCGCGGTCGGGACGCCGAGTCGCGTGATTTTGGAGATGTATTCGGCTCGCGGGATCAGGTGGCTCGCTTCGATCTCTGGACCGACGTCGGTGTAGAACAGGACGTAGAACCCGATCACCGTGGCGATGGCTCTCGAGAGGACGGTCGCGACCGCCGCACCCGCCATCTCGAGTCGCGGGACGGGACCGACGCCGAAGATAAACACCGGGTCGACCGCGACGTTGAAGACGACGCTGACGAACATCACGACCATCGGCGCGCGTGTGTTACCGTACCCGCGCATGAGCGAGACGAAGATGAAAAAGCCGAACAAGAACGGCATGCCGAGGAAGAACACGCGCATGTACTCGCTGGCGAGCGGGATGATCGCGGCCTCGGTTTCGGGGTCGGCCGGCAACAGCGCCAGCATCGAGTCGGTCGCGAGAAAGCCGATCACGGCGATCGCGATCGCGATGAGCGTGATAAACGAGACCGTCTGTCCGGCGATCAGGCCTCCTTTGTCGCTGTCCGCACCGGAGTGCTGGGCGATGAGAATCGCGCCTGCAGCAGTGAACCCACCGCCGATCGAGATCAGAAAGAAGATCAGCGGAAAGGCGAGACTCAGCGCGCCGACGGCGTCCGGCGAGAGCGCTCCCAGCCAGAACGTGTCGCCGACGTTGTAAGCGACCTGCAACAGCTGGATGACAACGAGCGGCCACGCCAGCCGGAACATAGGGCGGACGAGCGACCCGTCGGTGAGATCGCTCTCGCTCGAGGAGCGGTCGGCGAGCATTACGATCCGAAATAGCATGCCACCTATATGAGTGCTTGTAGCTATTGGTAACATCACACATGGTGGCTCGGCGCAGTCGTTCTCTGAGCGCGGAGATCCACACGCCTCGAAACGGAAGAATCGGATCGACTGCCACCGTACCAGCGTCGCTCGGATCGTTGTCGAACCTATCTCGTTTGGACCGTTGTCGAACCCGTATCGTTTAGTCGGTTCCCGCCGCAGGCTGTGCCATGACCATCGGCGTCATCGGCGGCAGCGGAATCTACGAGGCACTGCCACTCGAGAACACGCGGACCGAGTCGGTCTCGACACCGTACGGCGAACCGAGCGACGACATCACGCTGGGCGAACTCGGGGGGAATGAGGTCGCCTTCCTGCCGCGACACGGAACCGATCACCAGCACACGCCGACCGACGCGTCATACCGGGCAAACATCTACGCGCTCAAGTCCATGGGCGTCGACCGCGTTATCGCCACCAACGCTGTCGGGAGCCTCCGCGAAGACCTTCCCCCGCAGACGCTGGTTATCCCGGACCAGATTTTCGACCGCACGAAACACCGATCGCCGACGTTCTTCGGCGACGGCATGGTCGTCCACATGGGCTTCGCACAGCCGTACTGTCCGGAGATGGTCGCCCACCTCGCCGAGTCCGCGCGGGCGGCGACTGATGCCACGGTCTCCGAGAACGGCACGTACGTCTGCATCGAGGGGCCGCAGTACTCGACGAAAGCCGAAAGCGAGTTCTACCGCGAACAGGGCTGGGATATCGTCGGGATGACGGCGATTCCCGAGGCCAAACTCGCCCGCGAGGCCGAGTTGAGCTACGCGACCGTCGCCGGCGTCACCGACTACGACGTCTGGAAGGAAGACAGCGAGGTCACCCTCGAGGAGGTCCTCGAGAACGCCGCAGCCAATCAGGAGTCGATCAACGAGGTTATCGAACGTGCGATCCGAACCATGCCAGCGGACTTCGAGAGCCGCGCCTGGTCGGCGCTCGAGGACACGATCAACACACCGGCGGAGTCGATTCCGGCAGAGACCCGCGAACGCGTCGAGCTATTAGCCGGCGAGTACCTCGAGGACTGAGTTCGTATCGATGTGTGACGGTCTCACCAGGGACCGCGCTCTAGACTGGCTCGAACGTCAGCACTCGCTCGTCGGTCGTCTCGGAGACGGCGACCGAGATCTCGACCTCGAGGCCGTTTTCGATCGACTCGAGGTCGATGCCGGCGACCTGTCCGGTGAGTCGAACCGGGCCGAAATCCGCGATCGCGGTCGCGTAGGGGGCGTCCTCCTCGAACGACGGCGTCGGAACGTGCGTGACGGTGAACGTCTCTATTTCGCCTGATTCGGGCAACCGCTGGCGCGTGAGTTCCGTCGATCCACACTCCGGACACACCTGCCGCGGCGGCAGCGAGCCGTGTCCGGCGGCACACTCGAGGTAATAGGCCTCGCCCTCTTCTGCGGCGTCGAGCCAGTCGTCGAATCCCGCGTCTCTGATCTCGCTCATTCGATCACCTCCAGACCGACGGTCTGGCGTACTCGAATTCGCTCACAACGCTCGCTCATTCGATCACCTCCAACACATGAACCGTCGCAGACGCAACGGTTCCGCCCGCGTTGTGCGCGAGCGCGGTCGTCGCGCCCGTGACCGCATCGCTGTTTTCGTGTTCGCCGGCGAGCAGCGACGCGACCTCGGCGATCTGGGACGCCCCGGTCGCGCCCACGGGGTGGCCCTTGGCTTTCAGGCCGCCGGAGAGATTGATCGGCGTCTCGCCGTCCGCGGTCGTCCGACCGTCTCGAGCGGCGGTGATTCCCTCTCCGATCGACTCGAGATCGAGCGCTTCGATGGCCAACACCTCCGCGATCGTAAAGCAGTCGTGGACCTCGGCGAAGTCGACGTCGCCCGCATCGATGCCGGCATCGGCGTAGGCCTCCTCGCCCGCCTCGCGTGCGGCGGGCGAGCGCGCGAGGTACTCGCGGTCGTGCAAGGCCATCCGGTCGCCGCCCTGTCCGGTGCCCGTGATCGCGACCGGGGCGTCTACGTCGTGTTCGTCGGCGTAGGATTCGCTGGTGAGCACGAGCGCCGACGCGCCGTCGGAGATCGGACAGGAGTCGTACAAGCCGAGCGGCGAGGAGACCTGCGGGGCCTCGAGTACGTCCTCGACCTCGATCGCGCGCTGGTATTGGGCCTTCTCGTTCTCGAGGGCGTTGGCGTGGTTCTTGACGGCGATGTGTGCGAGGTCGGCGTGCTCGCCGCCGTAGGTTTCGAAGTACGCCTGGGCCATCAGGGCGTAGGCTCCGGGGAAGGTCGTCCCCGCGCGGACCTCCCAGAGGTCGTCGGCGGCGATGGCGAGCGCTTCGGTCGCGCCCGCGGTTCCGAGATTGGTCA contains the following coding sequences:
- a CDS encoding MATE family efflux transporter, which produces MLADRSSSESDLTDGSLVRPMFRLAWPLVVIQLLQVAYNVGDTFWLGALSPDAVGALSLAFPLIFFLISIGGGFTAAGAILIAQHSGADSDKGGLIAGQTVSFITLIAIAIAVIGFLATDSMLALLPADPETEAAIIPLASEYMRVFFLGMPFLFGFFIFVSLMRGYGNTRAPMVVMFVSVVFNVAVDPVFIFGVGPVPRLEMAGAAVATVLSRAIATVIGFYVLFYTDVGPEIEASHLIPRAEYISKITRLGVPTALEQSMSSLAMIAMTAMVSTFPPAVVTAYGLGNRLISLAFLPALGMSQATDTIVGQNLGAGKPERAARATWLAAGVIAAVMAVGGVIAFLVPEPIVSVFVTADVEGRAATIDYGTTYLQVAALMFVFMGVMQVFLGAFRGAGNTKTALAFSVVALWFGRVLVTVFLLFVADWGTTGIWVGVLVGDVIGAIAAGAWFTRGTWKNAIVDDEREDSHAREDDERSGSPDERSDREPAPTAER
- the mtnP gene encoding S-methyl-5'-thioadenosine phosphorylase; its protein translation is MTIGVIGGSGIYEALPLENTRTESVSTPYGEPSDDITLGELGGNEVAFLPRHGTDHQHTPTDASYRANIYALKSMGVDRVIATNAVGSLREDLPPQTLVIPDQIFDRTKHRSPTFFGDGMVVHMGFAQPYCPEMVAHLAESARAATDATVSENGTYVCIEGPQYSTKAESEFYREQGWDIVGMTAIPEAKLAREAELSYATVAGVTDYDVWKEDSEVTLEEVLENAAANQESINEVIERAIRTMPADFESRAWSALEDTINTPAESIPAETRERVELLAGEYLED
- a CDS encoding Zn-ribbon domain-containing OB-fold protein codes for the protein MSEIRDAGFDDWLDAAEEGEAYYLECAAGHGSLPPRQVCPECGSTELTRQRLPESGEIETFTVTHVPTPSFEEDAPYATAIADFGPVRLTGQVAGIDLESIENGLEVEISVAVSETTDERVLTFEPV
- a CDS encoding thiolase C-terminal domain-containing protein: MSEVRVAGVGLTPFGNVPERTSRDLFGQASIEAFEHSGVPRSDVDGVLYGNFMGELSEHQGHQGPLMAEAAGVQAPATRYESACASSGVAVADAVKRIRNGEDDVLLVGGAERMTNLGTAGATEALAIAADDLWEVRAGTTFPGAYALMAQAYFETYGGEHADLAHIAVKNHANALENEKAQYQRAIEVEDVLEAPQVSSPLGLYDSCPISDGASALVLTSESYADEHDVDAPVAITGTGQGGDRMALHDREYLARSPAAREAGEEAYADAGIDAGDVDFAEVHDCFTIAEVLAIEALDLESIGEGITAARDGRTTADGETPINLSGGLKAKGHPVGATGASQIAEVASLLAGEHENSDAVTGATTALAHNAGGTVASATVHVLEVIE